Proteins found in one Streptomyces sp. NBC_00461 genomic segment:
- a CDS encoding DUF397 domain-containing protein, producing the protein MTPDHWQKSSYSGGGDGNACVEIANLHTRIAIRDSKAPSQGVLALPTGAFTTFIEALKTDTSRKTV; encoded by the coding sequence GTGACCCCCGACCACTGGCAGAAGTCGTCCTACTCCGGCGGCGGCGACGGCAACGCCTGCGTGGAGATAGCGAACCTGCACACCCGAATCGCCATACGCGATTCGAAGGCACCCTCCCAGGGCGTCCTCGCCCTCCCGACCGGAGCCTTCACCACCTTCATCGAGGCGCTCAAGACGGACACGTCACGCAAGACCGTCTGA
- a CDS encoding helix-turn-helix domain-containing protein: protein MPRRQQATARQVRLGSELRKLRDAAGLKGREAAALLGTDSAQVSQIEAGLAGLSETRLRRIAAHYACTDEDLVDALAAMTTDRTRGWWEEYRGLLPTSFLDLSELEYHATYRWDVDFLHVPGLLQTESYAEALFSRRIPELPQDELELRVRHRMRRRVIIEQEPPVPYTAVVHEAALRIRVGGRATSQAQLTHILELSEADQVTVRVIPFALEDFADLGSAMVYAGGALPRLDTVVRDAPHGTVFIDSEAQLGVFRTLFRRVEAVALEPTRSRDFIHELAKEL, encoded by the coding sequence ATGCCACGCAGGCAGCAGGCCACAGCACGACAGGTGCGCCTGGGTTCTGAGCTGCGCAAGCTACGCGACGCGGCGGGCCTCAAGGGACGTGAAGCCGCCGCACTGCTTGGGACGGACTCCGCGCAGGTGAGCCAGATCGAGGCCGGCCTCGCAGGCCTGAGCGAGACACGGCTACGCCGGATCGCAGCGCACTACGCCTGCACGGACGAGGACTTGGTCGATGCCCTTGCGGCGATGACAACGGACCGTACTCGCGGCTGGTGGGAGGAGTACCGCGGGCTGCTGCCCACGTCGTTCCTGGATCTCTCCGAGCTGGAGTACCACGCCACCTACCGATGGGACGTGGACTTCCTGCACGTCCCCGGACTACTCCAGACAGAGAGCTACGCCGAGGCTCTCTTCTCGCGCCGGATCCCTGAACTCCCGCAGGACGAACTCGAGTTGCGTGTACGGCATCGCATGCGGCGGCGCGTCATCATCGAGCAAGAGCCGCCAGTCCCTTACACCGCTGTGGTCCATGAAGCAGCACTGCGCATCAGGGTTGGAGGCCGCGCCACCTCGCAAGCCCAGCTGACCCACATTCTGGAACTCTCCGAAGCGGACCAGGTCACGGTACGCGTCATCCCCTTCGCTCTGGAGGACTTCGCTGACCTCGGCAGCGCCATGGTGTACGCGGGCGGCGCCCTACCAAGGCTGGACACCGTGGTACGCGACGCCCCGCACGGCACCGTCTTCATCGACTCCGAAGCCCAGCTCGGCGTGTTCCGAACACTCTTCCGTAGAGTGGAAGCGGTAGCGCTCGAACCCACGCGTTCGCGCGACTTCATCCACGAGCTGGCGAAGGAACTGTGA
- a CDS encoding ATP-binding protein: MPESESDPWEYSLYIPNDPRAVTVCRRTLRLILTMHGLIRLVDTAELLATELVSNAVRHTKGPAALRVRWSAGVLRIGAWDASPEPPEPPGALDQLVGLDLEEGRGLALVRACADVWGWQPLARGGNRGKYVWCDLVAA, translated from the coding sequence ATGCCTGAAAGCGAGTCCGACCCCTGGGAGTACTCCCTCTACATCCCGAACGACCCCCGCGCTGTCACCGTCTGCCGCCGCACCCTCCGTCTGATCCTCACCATGCACGGCCTGATCCGCCTCGTCGACACTGCCGAGCTGCTCGCGACGGAGTTGGTCTCCAACGCCGTACGCCACACCAAGGGGCCCGCTGCGCTTCGCGTGCGCTGGTCGGCCGGCGTGCTGCGGATCGGGGCGTGGGATGCGAGCCCTGAACCGCCCGAGCCGCCAGGGGCGTTGGACCAGCTCGTCGGTCTCGATCTGGAGGAGGGACGCGGGCTTGCTCTGGTGCGGGCCTGTGCCGACGTGTGGGGGTGGCAGCCACTCGCCAGGGGCGGCAACCGGGGCAAGTACGTGTGGTGCGACCTGGTCGCGGCGTAG
- a CDS encoding BTAD domain-containing putative transcriptional regulator, which translates to MPRRSTSSSTGRSTGNSTAPRNRTPQPVTIRRRSFGDFVKAFFAFVALLGLVVGVPGALAVSIGWPLPSGVPSLDWLQQEITVTTFLHILTVVVWLAWAQFTACVLVEVKAALSGVGVPGRVPGAGPSQLLARQLVAALLLVGATAASLTPGLANLGHSLDGNQKPTVAAAQATPGLFAQQQEQAASTAAALAQQASHAQADAGSNAKQHGDTKYYRIQPPEGRHHDSLWEIAQRHLGDGRRYKEIYELNKDRTQPDGSKLSEASLIRPGWIMEMPGDAHGGELVEAPDASAHASSSAQQQIHDYAKSGDHAQGSHAQGGGHHAQQVSVPEQRPASDGGHQHANPAASSSSSSSAFGLPQALIGAPLLAAGLLGALGRRRRQALWQSALGAMGGRRGMEPPLPVGDAADAQDALLVGADPEGVRLLDRSLRGLAAQLAGESRDLPTVYAAWLSKGDLHLQLAQPAGKPPAPWQLGQDQTFWMLARTDAEQYPDVDTAAPYPGLVSLGTMDDSRLLLNLESVPGIVSLSGREADRAAVFASVAAELATNGWSDRMTITLVGFGEDLTPLAPNRLRHLDGIDDLIETMEAETRQRRGALGAAGHDSVLTGRTGPAQHTRWAPHLVLLAAQPSAEDAVKLAELASDASRLGIGYLVGTETGDLPGAAWEMEVTSEGKLLAPLLGLELDAQLLPLATQRAVVELFVEADPERDPQGPAPTPPFLVDISEQGRPAVYARLVGPYEIIGLDTPDGERSALLHEALALLLLHREGVHPRVLSSALWPRGVTEDVRDALLERLRVWLGADPDGTPRLSADATGRLVLAKSVVSDLDVLRSLYHEATQGKGINSRAVRGRLLTDALVLVRGPLLADRPEGRYRWLTHEIIDAQLPLLVADIGLALSAFHLEKDRAEKAIEALGASLNSAPADERLWNELLRATHATGDEGRLQTLATDLVNRSGARGLPPRTEALLDELLPTWRSGAAAVG; encoded by the coding sequence ATGCCGCGACGCAGCACCTCAAGCTCGACGGGACGCTCGACGGGCAACTCGACGGCTCCCAGGAACCGGACGCCCCAACCCGTGACGATCCGGCGGCGTTCCTTCGGGGACTTCGTCAAGGCGTTCTTCGCGTTCGTCGCGCTGCTCGGCCTCGTCGTCGGGGTGCCGGGTGCACTCGCCGTGTCCATCGGGTGGCCGTTGCCCAGCGGGGTGCCGAGTCTGGACTGGCTCCAGCAGGAGATCACGGTCACGACCTTCCTGCACATCCTGACCGTCGTGGTCTGGCTCGCCTGGGCCCAGTTCACCGCGTGTGTCCTCGTCGAGGTGAAGGCGGCCCTCTCCGGCGTCGGCGTCCCGGGCCGTGTACCCGGTGCCGGTCCGAGCCAGTTGCTCGCCCGGCAGCTTGTCGCCGCTCTCCTCCTCGTCGGCGCCACCGCCGCCAGCCTCACCCCCGGGTTGGCGAACCTCGGGCACAGTCTGGACGGCAACCAGAAGCCGACCGTCGCCGCCGCCCAGGCGACCCCCGGGCTCTTCGCCCAGCAGCAGGAGCAGGCCGCCAGTACTGCCGCCGCCCTCGCCCAGCAGGCTTCCCACGCGCAGGCCGATGCCGGCAGCAACGCCAAGCAGCACGGCGACACGAAGTACTACCGGATCCAGCCGCCCGAGGGGCGTCACCACGACTCCCTCTGGGAGATCGCGCAGCGGCACCTCGGTGACGGGCGCCGGTACAAGGAGATCTACGAGCTCAACAAGGACCGGACCCAGCCGGACGGTTCCAAGCTGTCCGAGGCCAGTCTGATCCGGCCCGGATGGATCATGGAGATGCCCGGGGACGCGCACGGCGGCGAACTCGTCGAGGCGCCCGACGCCTCCGCCCACGCCTCCTCCTCGGCCCAGCAGCAGATCCACGACTACGCCAAGTCCGGCGACCACGCCCAGGGCAGCCACGCGCAGGGCGGCGGTCACCACGCCCAGCAGGTCTCCGTGCCCGAGCAGCGGCCCGCCTCCGACGGCGGTCATCAGCACGCCAACCCCGCCGCATCCAGCAGCAGTTCCAGCAGCGCCTTCGGACTTCCGCAAGCCCTCATCGGCGCGCCCCTTCTCGCCGCCGGCCTCCTCGGCGCCCTCGGCCGTCGCCGTCGGCAGGCGTTGTGGCAGTCGGCGCTCGGTGCCATGGGCGGGCGGCGCGGGATGGAGCCGCCGCTGCCGGTCGGGGACGCCGCGGACGCGCAGGACGCCCTCCTCGTCGGCGCCGACCCCGAAGGCGTACGACTGCTGGACCGTTCGCTGCGGGGGCTCGCCGCCCAGCTCGCCGGTGAGTCGCGGGATCTGCCCACCGTCTACGCCGCCTGGCTCAGCAAGGGCGATCTGCATCTGCAGCTCGCCCAGCCCGCCGGGAAGCCGCCCGCGCCGTGGCAGCTCGGGCAGGACCAGACGTTCTGGATGCTGGCGAGGACCGACGCCGAGCAGTACCCGGACGTCGACACGGCCGCGCCCTACCCCGGCCTCGTCAGCCTCGGCACCATGGACGACTCGCGGCTGCTGCTCAACCTGGAGTCGGTGCCCGGCATCGTCTCCCTGAGCGGCCGCGAGGCCGACCGGGCCGCGGTGTTCGCGTCCGTCGCCGCGGAGCTGGCGACGAACGGCTGGTCGGACCGCATGACCATCACCCTCGTCGGCTTCGGCGAGGATCTGACGCCCCTCGCGCCCAACCGGCTGCGTCACCTCGACGGCATCGACGACCTGATCGAGACCATGGAGGCCGAGACGCGGCAGCGGCGGGGAGCGCTGGGCGCCGCCGGTCACGACTCCGTCCTCACCGGACGTACGGGGCCTGCCCAGCACACTCGTTGGGCGCCGCACCTCGTCCTGCTCGCCGCCCAGCCCTCCGCCGAGGACGCCGTCAAGCTCGCCGAACTCGCCTCCGACGCGAGCCGGCTCGGCATCGGCTACCTCGTCGGCACCGAGACCGGCGATCTGCCCGGCGCCGCCTGGGAGATGGAGGTCACCAGCGAGGGCAAGCTCCTCGCCCCGCTCCTCGGACTCGAACTCGACGCCCAGCTCCTGCCGTTGGCCACCCAGCGCGCCGTCGTCGAGCTGTTCGTCGAGGCCGACCCCGAGCGCGATCCCCAAGGGCCCGCGCCCACCCCGCCGTTCCTCGTCGACATCAGTGAGCAGGGGCGGCCCGCGGTGTACGCGCGCCTCGTCGGCCCGTACGAGATCATCGGCCTCGACACCCCGGACGGCGAGCGCAGCGCGCTGCTGCACGAGGCGCTCGCGCTGCTGTTGCTGCACCGCGAGGGTGTGCACCCGCGGGTGCTGTCGTCCGCCCTGTGGCCGCGGGGGGTCACCGAGGACGTGCGGGACGCGCTGCTGGAGCGGCTGCGGGTCTGGCTCGGTGCCGATCCCGACGGCACTCCGCGGCTGTCCGCCGACGCGACCGGGCGGCTCGTGCTCGCCAAGTCCGTCGTCTCGGACCTGGACGTGCTGCGCTCGCTCTACCACGAGGCCACTCAGGGCAAGGGCATCAACAGCCGTGCCGTCCGCGGGCGGCTGCTGACGGACGCGCTGGTCCTGGTCCGCGGCCCACTGCTCGCCGACCGGCCCGAGGGGCGCTACCGCTGGCTCACCCACGAGATCATCGACGCCCAACTCCCGCTGCTCGTAGCGGACATCGGGCTCGCCCTGTCCGCCTTCCACCTGGAGAAGGACCGCGCGGAGAAGGCCATCGAGGCCCTGGGCGCCTCCCTCAACTCCGCCCCCGCCGACGAACGCCTCTGGAACGAGCTGCTGCGCGCCACCCACGCCACCGGTGACGAGGGGCGCCTCCAGACGCTGGCCACCGACCTCGTGAACCGCAGCGGCGCACGCGGACTGCCGCCGCGCACCGAGGCGCTGCTCGACGAACTGCTGCCGACGTGGCGCAGCGGCGCCGCCGCGGTCGGATGA
- a CDS encoding prepilin peptidase, with product MSTGLLVAVAALWGAATGALLPRAVYRFSVPSGEDWRDRCPGEHPLGRWIGRARCARCGPTEPSYGPGVAALAIATALVCAALAAATGTRPELGVWLLLAPVGVLLAVVDFRVKRLPDVLTLPLAGAALVLLGAVALVPEHAGDWLTALYGGLALGGAFFVLFLINPGGMGFGDVKLALGLGAVLGWYGWPTVMLGTFAAFLLGALYGGALVVVRRAGRKTAIAFGPFLITGAFVGLLIGAYAT from the coding sequence TTGAGTACGGGGCTGTTGGTCGCCGTCGCCGCGCTGTGGGGTGCGGCGACGGGGGCGCTGCTGCCGCGTGCCGTGTACCGCTTCTCCGTACCGTCCGGGGAGGACTGGCGGGACCGGTGCCCCGGCGAGCACCCCCTCGGCCGGTGGATCGGGCGGGCGCGATGTGCGCGGTGCGGGCCCACCGAACCGTCCTACGGCCCCGGTGTCGCCGCCCTGGCGATCGCCACCGCCCTCGTCTGCGCCGCCCTCGCCGCCGCCACCGGTACCCGGCCCGAGCTGGGCGTCTGGCTGCTGCTCGCGCCCGTCGGCGTCCTGCTCGCGGTGGTCGACTTCCGGGTGAAGCGGCTGCCCGACGTCCTGACGCTGCCGCTCGCGGGCGCCGCGCTGGTGCTCCTCGGGGCGGTGGCACTCGTACCCGAGCATGCCGGTGACTGGCTCACCGCGCTGTACGGCGGCCTCGCGCTCGGCGGCGCCTTCTTCGTGCTGTTCCTCATCAACCCGGGCGGCATGGGCTTCGGCGACGTCAAGCTGGCGCTGGGTCTGGGCGCCGTGCTCGGGTGGTACGGCTGGCCGACGGTCATGCTGGGCACCTTCGCCGCGTTCCTGCTCGGGGCGTTGTACGGGGGCGCGCTCGTTGTCGTACGGCGGGCCGGGCGCAAGACGGCCATCGCGTTCGGGCCGTTCCTGATCACCGGAGCGTTCGTCGGGCTCCTGATCGGCGCGTACGCGACCTGA
- the mqnC gene encoding cyclic dehypoxanthinyl futalosine synthase translates to MTEKADLQSVLDRAAAGGRITPEEALDLYRDAPLHALGAAADAVRRRRYAGTEHIATYIIERNINYTNVCVTACKFCAFYAAPKDTAKGWTRDLDDILRRCAETVELGGTQIMFQGGHHPDYGVEYYEKHFAAIKQAFPQLVIHSLGASEVEHMARISKVSVEEAITRIHAAGLDSFAGAGAELLPERPRKAIAPLKESGERWLEIMETAHRLGVESTSTMLMGTGETNAERIEHLRMIRDVQDRTGGFRAFIPYTYQPENNHLKGRTQATLFEYLRMIAIARLFMDNIQHIQGSWLTTGKEVGQLSLHYGADDLGSIMLEENVVSSAGAKHRSNRLEIIDLIRKAGRVPAQRATTYEHIVVHDDPANDPVDERVMSHISSTAIAGGTAHPELKLLTSN, encoded by the coding sequence GTGACCGAGAAGGCCGATCTTCAGTCCGTCCTCGACCGTGCCGCGGCCGGCGGACGGATCACCCCGGAAGAGGCCCTCGACCTCTACCGCGACGCCCCGCTGCACGCGCTCGGCGCCGCCGCGGACGCCGTACGCCGCCGCAGGTACGCGGGCACCGAGCACATCGCGACGTACATCATCGAGCGCAACATCAACTACACGAACGTGTGCGTCACGGCGTGCAAGTTCTGCGCCTTCTACGCCGCCCCCAAGGACACGGCGAAGGGCTGGACGCGCGACCTCGACGACATCCTGCGGCGCTGCGCGGAGACCGTCGAGCTGGGCGGCACCCAGATCATGTTCCAGGGCGGACACCACCCGGACTACGGCGTCGAGTACTACGAGAAGCACTTCGCCGCCATCAAGCAGGCCTTCCCGCAGCTCGTCATCCACAGCCTGGGGGCGAGCGAGGTCGAGCACATGGCGCGGATCTCGAAGGTGTCGGTCGAGGAGGCCATCACCCGCATCCACGCCGCCGGCCTCGACTCCTTCGCGGGCGCCGGTGCCGAGCTGCTCCCCGAGCGGCCCCGCAAGGCCATCGCGCCCCTCAAGGAGAGCGGCGAGCGCTGGCTGGAGATCATGGAGACCGCCCACCGGCTGGGCGTGGAGTCGACGTCGACCATGCTCATGGGCACCGGAGAGACCAACGCCGAGCGCATCGAGCACCTGCGGATGATCCGCGACGTACAGGACCGGACGGGCGGCTTCCGCGCCTTCATCCCGTACACCTACCAGCCGGAGAACAACCACCTGAAGGGCCGCACGCAGGCCACGCTCTTCGAGTACCTGCGGATGATCGCCATCGCGCGGCTGTTCATGGACAACATCCAGCACATCCAGGGCTCCTGGCTGACGACCGGCAAGGAGGTCGGCCAGCTGTCGCTGCACTACGGCGCCGACGACCTCGGCTCGATCATGCTGGAGGAGAACGTCGTCTCCTCGGCCGGGGCCAAGCACCGCTCCAACCGGCTGGAGATCATCGACCTGATCAGGAAGGCCGGCCGCGTCCCCGCCCAGCGGGCCACGACGTACGAGCACATCGTCGTCCACGACGACCCGGCCAACGACCCCGTCGACGAGCGCGTGATGTCCCACATCTCGTCCACGGCGATCGCAGGCGGCACGGCACATCCCGAGCTGAAGCTCCTCACCTCCAACTGA
- a CDS encoding imidazolonepropionase-like domain-containing protein produces the protein MLTIHAADEVRYVWDDQEPVKDGQKPVKDGGVLVTGGRVAAVGLLADLMEQHPDARVRRWPGVLGPARIHEGPLPDAPSPRERLHAVLKSGAVAVLAQHVDSPELRAAAERNDVLVLPAARPTMLDETARADLAVFDRTGTCIATVCAGRLVHRRR, from the coding sequence GTGCTGACGATTCACGCGGCGGACGAGGTCCGGTACGTCTGGGACGACCAGGAGCCGGTCAAGGACGGCCAGAAGCCGGTCAAGGACGGCGGCGTCCTCGTGACCGGCGGCCGGGTCGCGGCGGTGGGCCTCCTCGCCGACCTCATGGAGCAGCATCCGGACGCGCGGGTGCGGCGCTGGCCCGGCGTGCTCGGGCCCGCCCGCATCCACGAAGGCCCGCTCCCGGACGCCCCGTCCCCGCGTGAACGCCTCCACGCCGTACTGAAGTCGGGTGCGGTGGCGGTCCTGGCGCAGCACGTCGACTCACCCGAACTCCGGGCGGCGGCCGAGCGGAACGACGTGCTCGTCCTGCCGGCTGCCCGACCGACGATGCTGGACGAGACCGCCCGCGCCGACCTCGCGGTCTTCGACAGAACCGGCACCTGCATCGCAACGGTGTGCGCCGGCCGCCTGGTGCACAGACGGCGGTAA
- a CDS encoding chitinase, which yields MPSFRKSAAGLTCLFALAAAGCSAGSGGTTDAAQKPGKSGTASPAESPGTSYAPYVSATDASGNDSSGSPSTYNLAFVIADGSDCTPKWNGEDALTDSAVKSRTAKLKKDGGSVRVSFGGASGKELASTCDSASALAKAYGKALDAAGSTQADFDIEGDELTHSDSVARRSEAIALLQKERSDLEVTFTLPVMPSGLDSDGLALLESANKYDVQVSTVNLMTMNYGESYTDDMGDYALTSAKAAHTQLKKVFGLSDTAAWRGMALTSMIGDNDIANETFTLSDAAQVREFSEEKGMAWVSMWSTFRDQQCEDDDSASDDAATNCSGVKQSSGAFGEAFAG from the coding sequence ATGCCGAGTTTCCGGAAGTCGGCGGCCGGGCTCACTTGTCTGTTCGCCCTGGCCGCGGCGGGCTGTTCCGCGGGCTCGGGCGGGACCACGGACGCCGCGCAGAAGCCCGGGAAGTCCGGCACCGCGTCGCCCGCCGAGTCGCCCGGTACGTCGTACGCCCCCTACGTGAGCGCCACGGACGCCTCCGGCAACGACTCCAGCGGCTCCCCGTCGACGTACAACCTGGCCTTCGTGATCGCCGACGGCAGTGACTGCACGCCGAAGTGGAACGGCGAGGACGCCCTGACCGACTCGGCGGTGAAGTCCCGTACGGCGAAGCTGAAGAAGGACGGCGGCTCCGTCCGCGTCTCCTTCGGCGGTGCCTCGGGCAAGGAGCTGGCGTCGACCTGCGACAGTGCTTCGGCGCTGGCGAAGGCGTACGGCAAGGCACTGGACGCGGCCGGCTCCACCCAGGCCGACTTCGACATCGAGGGCGACGAGCTGACCCACTCCGATTCGGTCGCCCGGCGCTCGGAGGCGATCGCCCTGCTGCAGAAGGAGCGCAGCGACCTGGAGGTCACCTTCACGCTCCCGGTCATGCCGTCCGGCCTGGACTCCGACGGCCTGGCGCTCCTGGAATCCGCGAACAAGTACGACGTCCAGGTCTCCACGGTCAACCTCATGACCATGAACTACGGCGAGTCCTACACCGACGACATGGGCGACTACGCCCTCACCTCGGCCAAGGCGGCCCACACGCAGCTGAAGAAGGTCTTCGGCCTGTCCGACACGGCCGCCTGGCGGGGCATGGCGCTCACCTCGATGATCGGCGACAACGACATCGCCAACGAGACGTTCACGCTCTCCGACGCGGCGCAGGTGCGGGAGTTCTCCGAGGAAAAGGGGATGGCGTGGGTGTCGATGTGGTCGACGTTCCGGGACCAGCAGTGCGAGGACGACGACTCTGCGTCTGACGATGCGGCCACCAATTGCAGTGGGGTGAAGCAGAGTTCGGGGGCGTTCGGGGAGGCGTTCGCGGGCTGA
- a CDS encoding acyltransferase family protein: protein MGSGLMGSGLKGSGLKGSGLKGSDSTPQPQRPARDRYFDTLRAVALVRVVTYHTFGWAWAGMVFPSMGVMFALAGTLMAKSLERPALKVIRSRMRRLLPPFWFWGVFVILAMLIHGWMPGWQIVYWIVPLGDPPGNAWGTQAWEILWYLRTYLWFVLLSPALLRVFRPAPLPVLFLSLAPILVVQFLWEPPDNRFGSALTDLATFLFCWILGFAHRDGVLQRLKPAVVVLLSVAAVGYGGWYAFTHQAETGSYDLDDIPLAQAFWSAGYVMFLMWAKAYFRIDFAWLTRLRRTDRIVTIFNARAVTLYLWHEIALILAVPLIDQFWNVPAFEKYLPLESQWFVFGIGWILIAVFILLCGWVEDVAAKKKPRLLP from the coding sequence ATGGGTTCCGGCCTCATGGGTTCCGGCCTCAAGGGTTCCGGCCTCAAGGGGTCCGGCCTCAAGGGCTCCGACTCCACCCCACAGCCCCAACGCCCCGCACGCGACCGCTACTTCGACACCCTCCGTGCCGTGGCACTCGTCCGCGTCGTCACGTACCACACCTTCGGCTGGGCCTGGGCCGGGATGGTCTTCCCGTCGATGGGGGTCATGTTCGCCCTGGCCGGCACCTTGATGGCGAAGTCGCTGGAGCGTCCGGCACTCAAGGTGATCAGGAGCCGTATGCGCCGGCTGCTGCCCCCGTTCTGGTTCTGGGGCGTCTTCGTGATCCTCGCGATGCTGATCCACGGCTGGATGCCGGGCTGGCAGATCGTCTACTGGATCGTGCCGCTCGGCGACCCGCCGGGCAACGCCTGGGGCACGCAGGCCTGGGAGATCCTCTGGTACCTGCGCACCTATCTCTGGTTCGTGCTGCTGTCGCCGGCCCTGCTGAGGGTCTTCCGGCCGGCTCCTCTCCCGGTCCTGTTCCTCTCCCTCGCCCCGATCCTGGTCGTGCAATTCCTGTGGGAGCCCCCGGACAACCGCTTCGGCAGCGCCCTGACGGACCTCGCGACCTTCCTCTTCTGCTGGATCCTCGGCTTCGCGCACCGCGACGGGGTCCTGCAGCGGCTGAAGCCGGCCGTCGTCGTCCTGCTGTCCGTCGCGGCGGTCGGCTACGGCGGCTGGTACGCCTTCACGCACCAGGCGGAGACGGGCTCGTACGACCTCGACGACATTCCGCTGGCCCAGGCCTTCTGGTCGGCCGGGTACGTCATGTTCCTGATGTGGGCCAAGGCCTACTTCCGCATCGACTTCGCCTGGCTCACCCGCCTCCGGCGCACCGACCGCATCGTCACGATCTTCAACGCCCGCGCCGTGACGCTCTACCTCTGGCACGAGATCGCGCTGATCCTCGCAGTCCCGCTGATCGACCAGTTCTGGAACGTGCCCGCGTTCGAGAAGTACCTTCCGCTGGAGAGCCAGTGGTTCGTGTTCGGCATCGGCTGGATCCTGATCGCGGTGTTCATCCTGTTGTGCGGATGGGTGGAGGACGTGGCCGCGAAGAAGAAGCCCAGGCTTCTTCCCTGA
- a CDS encoding demethylmenaquinone methyltransferase codes for MTRASLNKQPHEVASMFDDVAERYDLTNDVLSLGQDRVWRKEVARAVDARPAQKVLDLAAGTATSSLPFARTGAYVVPCDFSIGMLQVGKKKHPWLPLTAGDATKLPFGDDVFDAVTISFGLRNVQDFDAALREMHRVTKPGGRVVICEFSHPTWAPFRTVYTEYLMRALPPVARAVSSNPDAYVYLAESIRAWPDQPALADHLQKAGWSKVAWRNLTGGVVALHRGFKEA; via the coding sequence GTGACCCGCGCTTCCCTGAACAAGCAGCCGCACGAAGTCGCCTCGATGTTCGACGACGTGGCGGAACGGTACGACCTGACGAACGACGTGCTGTCGCTCGGCCAGGACCGGGTGTGGCGCAAGGAGGTGGCCCGGGCGGTCGACGCCCGGCCCGCACAGAAGGTCCTGGACCTGGCGGCGGGTACGGCGACGTCCTCGCTGCCGTTCGCGCGCACGGGCGCGTACGTCGTCCCCTGCGACTTCTCCATCGGCATGCTCCAGGTCGGCAAGAAGAAGCACCCCTGGCTGCCGCTGACCGCGGGCGACGCGACGAAGCTGCCGTTCGGGGACGATGTCTTCGACGCCGTCACGATCTCCTTCGGCCTGCGCAACGTGCAGGACTTCGACGCCGCCCTGCGCGAGATGCACCGGGTGACCAAGCCCGGTGGCCGGGTGGTGATCTGCGAGTTCTCGCACCCGACCTGGGCGCCCTTCCGCACGGTCTACACCGAGTACCTGATGCGGGCCCTCCCGCCGGTCGCGCGCGCGGTCTCCTCCAACCCCGACGCCTACGTCTACCTCGCCGAGTCCATCCGCGCCTGGCCCGACCAGCCCGCGCTTGCCGACCACCTGCAGAAGGCCGGCTGGTCGAAGGTGGCGTGGCGCAACCTCACGGGCGGGGTGGTGGCCCTGCACCGCGGGTTCAAGGAGGCCTGA
- a CDS encoding PASTA domain-containing protein yields the protein MRVPRLVGLMAMDARKTAESTGLFINAPDRPDFHQTVVEYVVRQYPQPNAEVPRDSMVYVWFDFGEGEGGGGAGVREPRLPRPPSGGMQRELDEPEDPYAVVGFRVP from the coding sequence GTGCGCGTACCGCGACTTGTCGGACTGATGGCCATGGATGCGCGCAAGACAGCCGAGTCGACCGGCCTGTTCATCAACGCGCCGGACCGGCCCGACTTCCACCAGACCGTCGTCGAGTACGTCGTACGGCAGTACCCGCAGCCGAATGCCGAAGTGCCGCGGGACTCGATGGTCTACGTGTGGTTCGACTTCGGCGAGGGTGAGGGCGGGGGCGGCGCCGGTGTGCGCGAACCGCGCCTGCCGCGTCCGCCCAGCGGCGGGATGCAGCGCGAACTCGACGAGCCGGAGGACCCGTACGCCGTCGTCGGATTCCGCGTTCCCTGA
- a CDS encoding GNAT family N-acetyltransferase, protein MNRALPVVRLRVPTDEDAVAWHRVFDDPDVMEFHGGRSADLSLYEELTARQRRHDAERGFCLWTMVGESGQVIGFTGAQPWPQDWGPKGEIEIGWRLGRQYWGKGYATAAAQMTLERLRAAEVPNVVAMVLAGNKRSIAVTRRLGMHLAEVFTTPTREQEGHCYRLDL, encoded by the coding sequence GTGAACCGAGCTCTCCCCGTAGTACGGCTGCGCGTCCCCACCGACGAGGACGCCGTCGCCTGGCACCGGGTCTTCGACGACCCGGACGTCATGGAGTTCCACGGCGGCAGGTCCGCCGACCTCTCCCTCTACGAGGAACTCACCGCCCGACAGCGCCGACACGACGCCGAGCGGGGCTTCTGCCTGTGGACCATGGTCGGCGAGTCCGGGCAGGTCATCGGGTTCACCGGCGCCCAGCCGTGGCCGCAGGACTGGGGCCCCAAGGGCGAGATCGAGATCGGGTGGCGGCTCGGGCGACAGTACTGGGGCAAGGGGTACGCCACCGCTGCGGCGCAGATGACACTGGAACGGCTGCGGGCGGCGGAGGTGCCGAACGTGGTCGCGATGGTCCTGGCCGGCAACAAACGGTCGATCGCGGTGACGCGGCGGCTGGGCATGCACCTCGCCGAGGTCTTCACGACGCCGACCCGGGAGCAGGAGGGGCACTGCTACCGGCTCGATCTGTGA